One Micromonospora sp. FIMYZ51 genomic window carries:
- a CDS encoding sulfurtransferase: MAVPSDPNPRLQSYADPQRLVTTEWLAEHLGDEGLVVVESDEDVLLYDTGHIPGAIKVDWHLELNDQVTRDYLDAERFAELCAAKGIGRDDTVVFYGDNFNWWAAYALWVFTLFGHPDVRLLDGGRQKWIAEGRELTRDKPTRPRAEYPVPQRDDAPVRAFREEVAAHVAADRPLVDVRSPGEYTGEMLHMPDYPQEGALRGGHIPGAVSKPWKSAANDDGTFKSADELRAIYADQLGLSPDDDVIAYCRIGERSSHTWFVLRHLLGYPRVRNYDGSWTEWGNLVRAPVVKGPDPR; the protein is encoded by the coding sequence ATGGCTGTGCCGAGTGATCCCAATCCCCGACTCCAGTCGTACGCCGACCCCCAGCGGTTGGTCACCACCGAGTGGCTGGCCGAGCACCTGGGCGACGAGGGCCTGGTCGTCGTCGAGTCCGATGAGGACGTGCTGCTCTACGACACCGGTCACATTCCCGGTGCCATCAAGGTCGACTGGCATCTTGAGCTGAACGACCAGGTGACCCGGGACTATCTCGACGCCGAGCGGTTCGCCGAGCTGTGTGCCGCCAAGGGCATCGGCCGGGACGACACCGTGGTCTTCTACGGCGACAACTTCAACTGGTGGGCCGCGTACGCCCTCTGGGTCTTCACCCTCTTCGGTCACCCGGACGTGCGGCTGCTCGACGGCGGCCGGCAGAAGTGGATTGCCGAGGGGCGGGAACTGACCCGGGACAAGCCGACCCGGCCCCGGGCCGAGTACCCGGTGCCGCAGCGCGACGATGCACCGGTGCGGGCGTTCCGCGAGGAGGTGGCGGCACACGTCGCCGCCGACCGGCCGCTTGTGGATGTGCGTTCGCCGGGTGAGTACACCGGCGAGATGCTGCACATGCCGGACTACCCGCAGGAGGGCGCGCTGCGTGGCGGGCACATCCCGGGCGCGGTGAGCAAGCCGTGGAAGTCCGCCGCAAACGACGACGGCACGTTCAAGTCGGCCGACGAGCTGCGCGCCATCTACGCCGACCAGCTCGGGTTGAGCCCGGACGACGACGTGATCGCGTACTGCCGGATCGGCGAACGCTCCAGCCACACCTGGTTCGTGCTGCGCCACCTGCTCGGCTACCCCCGGGTGCGCAACTACGACGGCTCCTGGACCGAGTGGGGCAACCTGGTCCGCGCTCCCGTCGTCAAGGGCCCCGACCCGAGGTGA
- a CDS encoding SigE family RNA polymerase sigma factor, with product MTAGHRAEPPGASPPTLDFADFYQSHFHRLAVQLYAYLGDHAEAQDLTQEAFCRLLERWDRVSGYDDPYAWVRRVGWNLATSRLRRVRTAVRHLARQRPEHVPGPEPDRVALLRALATLPAAQRQAIVLHHLAHLRVAEIAEQLGVPAGTVRSWLSRGRAALATYFSERQEAGRA from the coding sequence ATGACCGCAGGGCACCGTGCCGAGCCACCCGGGGCCAGCCCGCCCACCCTCGACTTCGCCGACTTCTACCAGAGCCACTTCCACCGCCTGGCGGTGCAGCTCTACGCGTACCTCGGCGACCACGCGGAGGCGCAGGACCTCACCCAGGAGGCTTTCTGCCGGCTGCTGGAGCGGTGGGACCGGGTCAGCGGGTACGACGATCCGTACGCCTGGGTACGCCGGGTCGGCTGGAACCTCGCCACCAGTCGACTGCGCCGGGTGCGCACCGCCGTACGCCATCTCGCCCGGCAACGCCCGGAGCACGTGCCCGGCCCGGAACCGGACCGGGTGGCGCTGCTGCGGGCGCTGGCCACCCTGCCCGCCGCCCAGCGTCAGGCAATCGTCCTGCACCACCTGGCCCACCTGCGGGTCGCAGAGATCGCCGAGCAGTTGGGCGTACCGGCGGGGACGGTCCGGTCCTGGCTGTCCCGTGGGCGGGCGGCGTTGGCCACGTACTTCAGCGAGCGGCAGGAGGCCGGCCGTGCGTGA
- a CDS encoding TetR family transcriptional regulator, with protein sequence MTEGVRPEEGAKSAAGGRRPRRSDATRAAILRAARDRFAADGYDRATIRAIAAEARIDPSMVIRYYGSKEELFATAAEFDLRLPDLSEVPPDQLGAALVSYFFTRWEGDSTLPALLRTASTNPSGAERVREIFASQLGAAVARVVADPAEAPRRAGLVASQLLGVALTRYVLRLPPMVDIAPAELIAWLSPTIQRYLRATPGAD encoded by the coding sequence ATGACGGAAGGCGTACGCCCGGAAGAAGGCGCGAAGTCGGCGGCCGGCGGACGGCGGCCACGGCGCTCGGACGCCACCCGGGCAGCCATCCTGCGGGCCGCCCGGGACCGGTTCGCGGCGGACGGCTACGACCGGGCGACGATCCGCGCGATCGCCGCCGAAGCGCGGATCGACCCGTCCATGGTGATCCGCTACTACGGCAGCAAAGAGGAGCTGTTCGCCACGGCGGCCGAGTTCGACCTGCGGCTGCCGGACCTGAGCGAGGTACCGCCCGATCAGCTCGGCGCAGCGCTTGTCAGCTACTTCTTCACCCGCTGGGAAGGGGACAGCACGCTGCCGGCGCTGCTGCGTACGGCGAGCACCAACCCGAGCGGGGCCGAACGCGTACGCGAGATCTTCGCCAGCCAGCTCGGCGCGGCCGTGGCCCGCGTGGTCGCCGACCCGGCGGAGGCCCCCCGGCGGGCCGGCCTGGTCGCCAGCCAACTGCTCGGGGTGGCCCTCACCCGCTACGTCCTCCGCCTGCCCCCCATGGTCGACATCGCCCCGGCCGAGCTGATCGCCTGGCTGTCCCCCACCATCCAGCGTTACCTCCGCGCCACCCCCGGCGCGGACTGA
- a CDS encoding biotin carboxylase N-terminal domain-containing protein — protein MIESLLVANRGEIARRIIRTAKRLGVRAIAVHSEVDVDLPFVTEADEAVCIGPANPAQSYRNSEAILAAAKSTGAQAIHPGYGFLSENADFARTVGASGLIWVGPDADAISAMGDKINARNLMAAAGVPVAPGTTAPAADLASAVAAADEIGYPVMVKAAAGGGGMGMGVATDADALRAEYDKVRSFAERMFGDGSVLIERYFPRVRHVEVQILGLADGRVVALGERECSVQRRNQKLVEESPSPAVSPQLRARLLAAAVRAGEAVNYRNAGTVECLLDPASGEFFFLEMNTRLQVEHPVTELVYGLDLVEQQLRVAAGLAPTFDPDALSPRGHAIELRVNAEDPKRFLPGPGVIKTWVEPTGEGVRVDSGYVEGNTVTPFYDSLMAKLIVSAPTRTEAMARARTAVAAFQLAGPKNNLPFFAELLDNAEFRSGAYDTTLITRMR, from the coding sequence ATGATCGAGTCACTGCTGGTCGCGAACCGGGGCGAAATAGCCCGCCGGATCATCCGTACCGCGAAGCGGCTCGGGGTGCGCGCCATCGCGGTGCACTCGGAGGTGGACGTCGACCTGCCGTTCGTGACTGAGGCCGACGAGGCGGTCTGCATCGGCCCGGCCAACCCGGCGCAGAGCTATCGCAACAGCGAGGCGATCCTCGCCGCCGCCAAGTCGACAGGTGCGCAGGCGATCCACCCCGGCTACGGCTTCCTGTCGGAGAACGCCGACTTCGCGCGTACCGTCGGGGCCAGCGGCCTGATCTGGGTCGGACCGGACGCGGACGCGATAAGCGCGATGGGCGACAAGATCAACGCCCGAAACCTGATGGCGGCGGCCGGGGTGCCGGTGGCGCCGGGCACCACCGCACCGGCGGCGGATCTGGCCTCGGCGGTCGCCGCAGCGGACGAGATCGGCTACCCGGTGATGGTGAAGGCCGCTGCGGGCGGTGGCGGCATGGGCATGGGCGTGGCCACCGACGCCGACGCGCTGCGTGCCGAGTACGACAAGGTGCGCTCGTTCGCCGAGCGGATGTTCGGTGACGGCTCGGTGCTGATCGAGCGGTACTTCCCCCGGGTACGCCACGTCGAGGTGCAGATCCTCGGGCTGGCCGACGGCCGCGTGGTGGCGCTCGGCGAACGGGAGTGTTCGGTGCAGCGCCGCAACCAGAAGCTGGTCGAGGAGTCGCCATCCCCGGCGGTCTCGCCGCAGTTGCGTGCGCGTCTGCTCGCCGCGGCGGTACGCGCGGGCGAGGCGGTGAACTACCGCAACGCGGGCACGGTGGAGTGCCTGCTGGACCCGGCGTCCGGAGAGTTCTTCTTCCTGGAGATGAACACCCGGCTCCAGGTGGAACACCCGGTCACCGAGTTGGTCTACGGGTTGGATCTGGTCGAGCAGCAACTGCGGGTGGCCGCCGGGCTGGCGCCGACCTTCGACCCGGACGCCCTCAGCCCGCGCGGACACGCCATCGAGCTGCGGGTCAACGCGGAGGACCCGAAGCGCTTCCTGCCCGGCCCGGGAGTGATCAAGACCTGGGTGGAGCCCACCGGCGAGGGGGTACGGGTCGACTCCGGATACGTCGAGGGGAACACCGTCACCCCGTTCTACGACAGCCTGATGGCGAAGCTGATCGTGAGCGCACCCACCCGTACCGAGGCGATGGCGCGGGCCCGGACGGCGGTGGCCGCGTTCCAGCTCGCCGGCCCCAAGAACAACCTCCCGTTCTTCGCCGAACTCCTCGACAACGCGGAGTTCCGCTCCGGCGCCTACGACACCACCCTGATCACCCGGATGCGCTGA
- a CDS encoding FAD-dependent oxidoreductase: MLPERTDVLVVGAGPTGLTAALALARRGIEVTLVDKREEPPVTSRAAVVHAYTLELLDRLDAGAPLVAQGLRSARFSVRDRDRLLATVPFDRLPTRHRYALLVSQSVTEQVLTERLADAGVPVLRPYQLTGLEQDGDGAVARFAGATVRARWVIGADGIHSTVRELAGIRFTGPADSMESFVLADVRVDSVLPRDGVSIFLARSGPLVWAPLPDGRVRLVAQVTPPATIATVIPGATVDTGAAGATVGAGAAGATVGTGAAGATVDTGAAGATVGTGVTVGAVADPPAEPDAGYLQRLLDERGPATRPDRVREVLWSSRFRLHRRVAETFRRGPVLLAGDSGHVHSPAGGQGMNLGISDAVDLGATLADVLAGGPDRLLDEYATRRRPLAHDVAGFADRLTRLATAPPALRPARDLLLRLVGVLPPARHRIALRLSGLHQRPATTPAVDAARGGVPGRRTGR; encoded by the coding sequence ATGCTGCCCGAACGAACGGACGTGCTGGTCGTCGGGGCCGGCCCGACCGGACTGACCGCCGCACTCGCCCTGGCCCGCCGAGGGATCGAGGTCACCCTGGTCGACAAGCGGGAAGAACCGCCGGTCACCTCGCGGGCGGCGGTCGTGCACGCGTACACCCTGGAGTTGTTGGACCGGCTCGACGCGGGCGCGCCCCTGGTGGCCCAGGGCCTGCGGTCGGCGCGATTCAGCGTCCGCGACCGGGACCGGTTGTTGGCCACCGTGCCCTTCGACCGGCTGCCCACCCGCCACCGGTACGCGCTGCTGGTCTCCCAGTCGGTGACCGAGCAGGTGCTGACCGAGCGGCTGGCCGATGCGGGTGTGCCGGTACTGCGCCCGTACCAGCTCACCGGCCTGGAGCAGGATGGCGATGGCGCGGTGGCCCGGTTCGCCGGAGCGACCGTACGCGCCCGGTGGGTGATCGGCGCCGACGGCATCCACAGCACGGTGCGCGAGTTGGCCGGCATCCGGTTCACCGGCCCGGCGGACTCCATGGAATCGTTCGTGCTGGCGGACGTACGCGTGGACAGCGTCCTGCCCCGCGATGGTGTGTCGATCTTCCTCGCCCGCAGCGGTCCGCTGGTCTGGGCGCCGCTGCCCGACGGCCGGGTACGACTGGTGGCCCAGGTCACCCCTCCGGCCACGATCGCCACGGTCATCCCCGGGGCCACGGTGGACACGGGGGCAGCCGGGGCCACGGTCGGCGCGGGGGCAGCCGGTGCCACGGTCGGCACGGGGGCAGCCGGGGCCACGGTGGACACGGGGGCAGCCGGGGCCACGGTCGGCACGGGGGTCACGGTCGGCGCGGTCGCCGACCCGCCGGCCGAGCCGGATGCCGGCTACCTGCAACGGCTGCTCGACGAGCGCGGTCCGGCAACTCGGCCCGATCGGGTCCGCGAGGTGCTCTGGTCCTCGCGCTTCCGGCTGCACCGGCGGGTCGCCGAGACCTTCCGACGTGGGCCGGTGCTGCTGGCCGGGGACTCGGGTCACGTGCACAGCCCGGCCGGCGGGCAGGGCATGAACCTCGGCATCAGCGACGCGGTCGACCTCGGTGCGACCCTCGCCGACGTACTGGCCGGCGGTCCTGACCGGCTGCTTGACGAGTACGCGACCCGCCGTCGCCCGCTCGCCCACGACGTGGCCGGCTTCGCCGACCGGCTCACCCGGCTGGCCACCGCACCGCCCGCCCTGCGCCCGGCCCGGGACCTGCTGCTGCGCCTGGTCGGGGTGCTGCCGCCGGCCCGCCACCGGATCGCCCTACGCCTTTCCGGCCTGCACCAGCGGCCCGCCACCACCCCGGCTGTCGACGCCGCGCGGGGTGGTGTTCCCGGTAGGCGGACTGGCCGGTAA
- a CDS encoding acyl-CoA carboxylase subunit beta, with amino-acid sequence MTDDGAGLEQLRKRVKAGGAEKYHAANAAKGKLFARERVALLVDEGSFVEDGLYANALADGLPADGVVTGTATIDGRQVCLMANDSTVKAGSWGARTVEKIIRIIERAYDTGVPMVYLVDSAGARITDQVELFPGRRGAGKIFWNQVRASGSIPQVCALFGPSAAGGAYIPAFCDVVAMVDGNASMYLGSDRMVEMVTGEKTTLEAMGGAKVHCAESGVGHFLCKSEAEALDVVKRYLSYLPANWTQRPPAAEAVDAPGKADLAALVPASERQAFDMRRYVKGLLDEGSFFEIQALWAKELTVGFGRLGGEVVGVVGNNSMFKGGVLFVDSADKATRFVQLCDAFNVPLLFLSDVPGFMVGSAVEKQGIIRHGAKMITAISEATVPKICVVVRKAYGAGLYAMAGPGFEPDATIALPTAKIAVMGAEAAVNAVYANKIAAIEDADERAAFVAAKRAEYEQDIDIVRLASELVIDAIVEPHDLRAELIRRFAAAGGKERHFSRRRHGVTPV; translated from the coding sequence GTGACGGACGACGGTGCGGGGCTGGAGCAGCTGCGCAAGCGGGTCAAGGCCGGCGGCGCGGAGAAGTACCACGCGGCGAACGCGGCCAAGGGCAAGCTGTTCGCGCGGGAGCGGGTCGCGCTGCTTGTCGACGAGGGCTCGTTCGTCGAGGACGGGCTGTACGCGAACGCGCTCGCCGACGGGCTGCCCGCCGACGGTGTGGTGACCGGCACCGCCACCATCGACGGCCGCCAGGTCTGCCTGATGGCGAACGATTCCACGGTCAAGGCCGGCAGCTGGGGTGCGCGTACGGTCGAGAAGATCATCCGGATCATCGAGCGGGCCTACGACACCGGTGTGCCAATGGTCTACCTGGTCGACTCGGCCGGGGCCCGGATCACCGACCAGGTCGAGCTCTTCCCCGGCCGGCGCGGCGCCGGGAAGATCTTCTGGAACCAGGTACGCGCCTCCGGTTCGATCCCGCAGGTCTGCGCGCTGTTCGGGCCGAGCGCCGCAGGTGGCGCGTACATTCCGGCGTTCTGTGACGTGGTGGCCATGGTCGACGGCAACGCCAGCATGTATCTGGGCTCCGACCGGATGGTCGAGATGGTCACCGGCGAGAAGACCACCCTGGAGGCGATGGGCGGGGCCAAGGTGCACTGCGCCGAGTCGGGCGTCGGGCACTTCCTCTGCAAGTCCGAGGCCGAGGCGCTCGACGTGGTCAAGCGCTACCTGTCGTACCTGCCGGCGAACTGGACCCAGCGCCCGCCGGCCGCCGAGGCGGTCGACGCGCCGGGCAAGGCGGACCTGGCCGCGCTGGTGCCGGCGAGCGAACGGCAGGCGTTCGACATGCGGCGATACGTCAAGGGCCTACTTGACGAGGGTTCCTTCTTCGAGATCCAGGCGCTCTGGGCCAAGGAGCTGACCGTCGGCTTCGGCCGGCTGGGCGGCGAGGTCGTCGGCGTGGTCGGCAACAACTCGATGTTCAAGGGCGGGGTGCTCTTCGTCGACTCGGCCGACAAGGCGACCCGGTTCGTGCAGCTGTGCGACGCGTTCAACGTGCCACTGCTGTTCCTGAGCGACGTGCCCGGGTTCATGGTCGGCAGCGCGGTGGAGAAGCAGGGCATCATCCGGCACGGCGCCAAGATGATCACCGCGATCTCCGAGGCGACCGTACCCAAGATCTGCGTGGTGGTCCGCAAGGCGTACGGCGCGGGCCTCTACGCGATGGCCGGGCCGGGCTTCGAGCCGGACGCCACAATCGCCCTGCCCACCGCGAAGATCGCGGTGATGGGTGCGGAGGCGGCGGTGAACGCGGTCTACGCGAACAAGATCGCCGCGATCGAGGACGCGGACGAGCGGGCCGCCTTCGTCGCCGCCAAGCGCGCCGAGTACGAGCAGGACATCGACATCGTCCGGCTGGCCAGCGAACTGGTGATCGACGCGATCGTCGAGCCGCATGACCTGCGCGCCGAACTGATCCGCCGGTTCGCTGCGGCCGGTGGCAAGGAACGGCACTTCTCCCGCCGTCGGCACGGGGTCACCCCCGTCTGA
- a CDS encoding acyl-CoA dehydrogenase family protein, whose amino-acid sequence MDFRLSEEHEALRDSVRDFAREMVAPVIAEHYERHTFPYEIIRQMGKMGLFGLPFAEEYGGMGGDYFALCLALEELARVDSSVAITLEAAVSLGAMPIYRFGTDEQKSRWLPKLLSGEALAGFGLTEPGFGSDAGGTETRAVLDGDEWVINGSKAFITNSGTDITALVTVTAVTGTRPDGAKELSTIIVPSGTPGFTVAPGYSKVGWTASDTHELTFDDCRVPAANLLGARGRGFAQFLRILDEGRIAIAALAVGLAQGCVDESVKYAGQRHAFGQPIGNYQAIQFKVADMEMKAHTARLAYYDAAARMLAGEPFKRQAAIAKLHASTIAVDNAREATQIHGGYGFMNEYPVARFWRDSKILEIGEGTSEVQRMIIARDLGL is encoded by the coding sequence ATGGACTTCCGGCTCAGCGAGGAGCACGAGGCGCTGCGCGACAGCGTGCGGGACTTCGCCCGCGAGATGGTCGCGCCGGTCATCGCCGAGCACTACGAACGGCACACCTTCCCGTACGAGATCATCCGGCAGATGGGCAAGATGGGCCTGTTCGGCCTGCCCTTCGCCGAGGAGTACGGCGGCATGGGTGGCGACTACTTCGCGCTCTGCCTGGCCCTGGAGGAGTTGGCCCGGGTCGACTCCAGCGTGGCGATCACGCTGGAGGCGGCGGTCTCGCTCGGCGCGATGCCGATCTACCGGTTCGGCACCGACGAGCAGAAGTCGCGGTGGTTGCCGAAGCTGCTCAGCGGCGAGGCGCTGGCCGGGTTCGGGCTCACCGAGCCGGGCTTCGGTTCGGATGCCGGCGGCACCGAGACGAGGGCGGTGCTGGACGGCGACGAGTGGGTGATCAACGGTTCGAAGGCGTTCATCACGAACTCGGGCACCGACATCACCGCGCTGGTCACCGTCACCGCCGTCACCGGCACCCGGCCGGACGGGGCGAAGGAACTGTCCACGATCATCGTGCCGAGCGGTACGCCCGGCTTCACCGTCGCGCCCGGCTACTCCAAGGTCGGCTGGACCGCCTCGGACACCCATGAACTGACCTTCGACGACTGCCGGGTGCCGGCGGCGAACCTGCTCGGTGCGCGTGGCCGGGGCTTCGCCCAGTTCCTGCGCATCCTGGACGAGGGCCGGATCGCCATCGCCGCGCTGGCCGTCGGCCTCGCGCAGGGCTGCGTCGACGAGTCCGTCAAGTACGCCGGCCAGCGCCACGCCTTCGGCCAGCCGATCGGGAACTACCAGGCGATCCAGTTCAAGGTCGCGGACATGGAGATGAAGGCGCACACCGCCCGGCTGGCGTACTACGACGCGGCGGCCCGGATGCTGGCCGGCGAGCCGTTCAAGCGCCAGGCGGCCATCGCCAAGCTGCACGCCAGCACCATCGCGGTGGACAACGCCCGGGAGGCGACCCAGATCCACGGCGGGTACGGGTTCATGAACGAGTACCCGGTGGCCCGGTTCTGGCGGGACTCCAAGATCCTGGAGATCGGCGAGGGCACCTCCGAGGTGCAGCGCATGATCATCGCTCGCGACCTGGGCCTGTAG
- a CDS encoding TetR/AcrR family transcriptional regulator, which yields MTVEQQARAANGGATGAGRRRSRKDEILEIAVGLFASRGYHGVSMDDIGAAAGVTGPALYHHFAGKEAMLVAALTPVSEGLLEGGRQRSVAHPDDPRGALESLIDFHVDFALANPAVIALHLHELDRMPEEPRRRIRRLQRLYVEEWVAVLTALHPGLPDGEARVLAHAAFGLMNSTPFLGGEVDRRRRAELLRSATLAALLAPTEPA from the coding sequence GTGACGGTGGAGCAGCAGGCCCGGGCAGCGAACGGCGGGGCCACGGGGGCGGGGCGGCGCCGGTCCCGCAAGGACGAGATCCTGGAGATCGCGGTGGGGTTGTTCGCCTCCCGCGGCTACCACGGCGTGTCGATGGACGACATCGGTGCGGCTGCCGGCGTGACCGGTCCGGCGCTCTACCACCACTTCGCCGGCAAAGAGGCAATGCTTGTCGCCGCGCTGACGCCGGTAAGCGAGGGCCTGCTCGAAGGCGGGCGGCAGCGGTCCGTCGCCCACCCGGACGACCCGCGTGGTGCCCTGGAGTCGCTTATCGACTTCCATGTCGACTTTGCGTTGGCCAATCCGGCCGTCATCGCGCTGCACCTGCACGAGTTGGACCGGATGCCCGAGGAGCCCCGGCGTCGGATCCGCCGTCTCCAGCGGCTCTACGTCGAGGAATGGGTCGCCGTGCTGACCGCGCTGCACCCCGGGCTGCCGGACGGGGAGGCACGGGTGCTGGCGCACGCCGCGTTCGGCCTGATGAACTCCACCCCCTTCCTCGGCGGTGAGGTCGATCGCCGCCGCCGTGCCGAGCTGCTGCGCAGCGCCACCCTCGCCGCGCTCCTCGCCCCCACCGAACCCGCCTGA